A window from Rana temporaria chromosome 8, aRanTem1.1, whole genome shotgun sequence encodes these proteins:
- the LOC120910174 gene encoding gastrula zinc finger protein XlCGF26.1-like, with translation MEKFSEGKKKPFKVVVMEPFSDTNSPERCLSPLYSQDSTQEDHTIPHHHQDEELTYVKAEIKEEEEELLVSGDQQSMEEESSLLMDTDGHYVQNRKSSDGLRILPRNCKSEDDGLAGGRPNTQRPHRRSHPLKRTMTRSRFREPSDASHTVTPDIRLRSADLYNPMTSEGACTAQNPLPLTECEKSFNDYISLLKKQKNPKAERPFPCSECGKRFLTKGTLQKHQKIHSGERPFACSECGRCFIYNRDLRNHRRGHTGERTFSCSDCGKTYIQRADLLKHRRIHTGCYPFSCLECGKCFHRKGKLLEHQRTHTGERPFSCSECGKSFFRKADLLIHQKIHTGERNFSCSECGKCFIKRGDLVIHQRTHTGERPFSCLECGRSFTHKGNLTSHQKTHAAAVEKCT, from the exons ATGGAGAAGTTttcagaaggaaagaaaaaacccTTCAAGGTTGTCGTGATGGAGCCGTTCAGTGATACAAACTCTCCAGAGAGATGTCTCAGTCCTCTGTACTcccaggattccacacaggaagatcacaccatcccccaccatcatcag GATGAAGAATTGACATACGTTAAAGCTgagattaaagaggaagaagaagagttgTTGGttagtggagatcagcagtctatggaggaggaatcTTCTCTACTTATGGACACGG ATGGACACTATGTTCAGAATCGGAAAAGCTCTGATGGACTTCGTATTTTACCTCGGAATTGTAAATCAGAAGATGACGGCCTTGCAGGAGGAAGACCCAACACTCAACGTCCTCATCGCAGATCTCACCCTTTAAAGAGAACAATGACTAGGTCTAGATTTCGGGAACCTTCTGATGCCTCGCACACTGTTACTCCCGATATACGTCTGAGATCCGCAGACCTCTATAACCCCATGACCTCTGAAGGCGCTTGCACAGCCCAAAATCCGTTGCCACTTACGGAGTGCGAGAAATCCTTCAACGACTACATATCCCTtcttaaaaagcagaaaaatccCAAGGCCGAGCGTCCCTTtccgtgttcagagtgcgggaaacgttTCTTAACCAAAGGGACCCTTCAAAAGCACCAGAAAATTCACAGCGGCGAGCGCCCCTTCGCCTGTTCCGAGTGCGGGAGATGCTTCATTTACAACCGGGACCTCCGCAATCACCGGAGAGGTCACACCGGCGAGCGTACCTTCTCCTGTTCAGACTGCGGGAAAACGTACATTCAAAGAGCAGACCTCCTGAAGCACCGGAGGATCCACACAGGCTGTTATCCCTTTTCCTGtctagagtgcgggaaatgtttccacCGGAAAGGGAAACTTCTCGAACACCAGAGGACTCACACAGGGGAGCGTCCTTTCTCATGTTCGGAGTGCGGCAAATCTTTCTTTCGCAAGGCCGACCTTCTGATccaccagaaaattcacacggGGGAGCGCAATTTCTCGTGTTCGGAGTGCGGCAAATGTTTCATTAAGAGGGGGGACCTTGTTATacaccagagaactcacacgggCGAGCGTCCTTTTTCGTGTTTGGAGTGCGGGAGGTCGTTTACGCATAAGGGGAACCTGACCAGTCATCAGAAAACGCACGCAGCTGCTGTTGAAAAATGTACGTAG